In one window of Euwallacea fornicatus isolate EFF26 chromosome 19, ASM4011564v1, whole genome shotgun sequence DNA:
- the LOC136345434 gene encoding trichohyalin-like isoform X4, with protein MAAMQTTWINVNGLPVNPKPFSKLNPNAPAFVPTGNLNSVPSTSSPPEYQSTPIQACNINYHLGQPIQTEFPSSFNQLNEVSAHMPINQVDCNFIEAGSIIKEAIHSSDYSEHPSEEIFVNSQDSGTYSHEDQSQNYEKGFRRNIYPPRSFPRRCGERYSNSDYNRRPSEKFNRRRDDVRFGDNDFPRKEKFDDGTKWEKKTSTRGTYHSSDNSRGRGGGHYRGGGGNWHQQEHKTERSQKKFFRKDSYQQPDSRELLGGNFRHQRSPGNDEKTESSKILTGEVNWRRNSDTHQESQDFHDVDANSRNEDKVPIINHTENISQVPEEANIKENRSKSPRTRRRVSGSPQTQRRLRKKDSVRGVNSAGGADHVLRTRKTDTFNFNRNGIEKRKQGEESKGWKERDSETSRQDSKVSESRMLKWRKRDKSSPLTGQPRLASPPKENVNRDEEEKPIVMDQHLEKVEITERQQKPERVRREKQLKPGEKDGNKLDNSSLPTAPEKTLMSLNSIEVSRKFTKEDEEYSDNRRDINLRRATNKYQLARDHDKKRETKDVIVHAKRTSDNKSEESSNRGKIVAEGTVKSCQRKPEAKPEEEDFKKNNVWETRKFVDPRMEREKQHLSNPGQLSAYCDRNRDVDVVGKEFDQWGKDWENIKEFKVVNEIVGDLFDQPKDFSLAHCVAEDLRMGSGIAVAFKRDFKSLPELLDQKAKQGGLAILHDDKANRYVYYLITKRESTAKPTYLSLWKSLWKMRQHFRENDVKKVAVPRLGCGLDRLEWDKVKSMLECLFKDMDIEIRVCSLQQNYGKSKKYLQTKSSEVPRASKNK; from the exons ATGGCCGCAATGCAGACCACTTGGATTAATGTCAATGGATTACCTGTGAACCCCaaacctttttcaaaattaaatccgAATGCACCTGCATTTGTGCCAACAGGGAACTTAAACTCAG TGCCTTCAACATCATCCCCTCCTGAATATCAAAGTACCCCCATTCAAGCCTGTAACATCAATTATCATTTGGGCCAACCTATCCAAACAGAGTTCCCATCCTCTTTTAACCAGCTTAATGAGGTTTCTGCCCATATGCCCATCAATCAAGTAGActgtaattttattgaagccggttcaataattaaagaagCTATCCATTCGTCAGATTACTCAGAACACCCTTCTGAagaaattttcgtaaattcTCAAGATTCTGGAACTTATTCTCATGAAGATCAGAGCCAAAATTATGAGAAAGGTTTTCGTCGAAACATTTATCCGCCGCGTAGTTTTCCTAGAAGATGTGGGGAAAGATACTCAAATTCAGACTACAACCGCAGACCTTCAGAGAAGTTTAATCGTAGAAGAGACGATGTACGGTTTGGAGATAATGATTTTCCCCGCAAGGAGAAATTTGATGATGGTactaaatgggaaaaaaagaCTTCGACTCGAGGGACCTACCATAGTAGTGACAACAGTAGGGGCAGAGGCGGTGGGCACTatagaggaggaggaggaaatTGGCACCAACAAGAACATAAAACGGAACGCTCTCAAAAGAAATTCTTTAGGAAAGATAGTTACCAGCAACCAGACTCACGGGAACTATTAGGAGGTAATTTCAGACATCAAAGATCACCTGGCAATGACGAAAAGACGGAAAGCAGCAAGATACTGACTGGAGAAGTTAACTGGAGGAGGAATAGCGATACTCACCAGGAAAGTCAAGATTTTCATGATGTAGATGCAAATTCCAGAAATGAAGACAAAGTCCCAATCATCAATCATACAGAAAACATCAGCCAAGTACCAGAGGAAGCTAATATCAAGGAAAATCGCAGTAAGTCTCCTAGGACCCGGAGAAGAGTTTCAGGAAGCCCTCAGACCCAACGCAGattgagaaaaaaagactCAGTTAGGGGTGTGAATAGTGCTGGAGGTGCTGATCATGTACTTAGAACTAGAAAAACAgacacatttaattttaatcgcAATGGAATAGAGAAGAGGAAACAAGGGGAAGAAAGCAAGGGGTGGAAGGAAAGGGATAGTGAAACCTCCAGGCAAGATTCGAAAGTATCCGAAAGTCGTATGTTAAAGTGGAGAAAGCGAGATAAAAGCTCCCCTCTGACAGGGCAACCACGCCTTGCAAGCCCCCCCAAGGAGAATGTGAATAGAGATGAGGAAGAGAAGCCTATTGTGATGGACCAACATTTAGAAAAAGTCGAAATAACTGAGCGGCAGCAAAAACCtgaaagagttcgtcgagagAAACAGCTAAAACCAGGAGAGAAAGATGGCAACAAATTAGATAATTCCAGCCTTCCTACTGCTCCAGAAAAGACGTTAATGAGCCTTAATTCTATCGAAGTctcaagaaaatttacaaaagaaGATGAAG AATATAGCGACAACAGGAGGGATATAAACCTCAGGAGAGCGACAAATAAGTACCAGTTGGCAAGGGATCACGATAAGAAGCGTGAAACTAAGGATGTAATAGTACATGCCAAACGAACAAGCGATAACAAAAGTGAAGAATCATCAAATCGCGGAAAAATTGTTGCAGAAGGAACGGTTAAATCCTGTCAGAGAAAACCTGAGGCAAAACCAGAAGAGgaagattttaaaaagaacAACGTATGGGAAACCCGGAAATTTGTGGATCCGAGAATGGAGCGGGAAAAACAGCACCTTAGTAACCCTGG TCAACTGTCTGCTTATTGTGATCGCAACCGAGACGTCGATGTGGTAGGAAAGGAATTTGATCAATGGGGGAAAGACTGGGAAAACATTAAAGAGTTCAAAGTTGTGAACGAAATTGTTGGAGACTTGTTCGACCAACCAAAGGATTTTTCCCTTGCCCACTGCGTAGCTGAAGACCTTCGCATGGGCAGCGGGATTGCGGTTGCCTTCAA GCGTGACTTCAAGAGCCTTCCTGAGTTATTGGATCAAAAGGCGAAACAGGGCGGCTTGGCCATTTTACATGACGACAAGGCCAATCGTTACGTATACTACCTGATCACTAAGAGAGAGTCTACCGCAAAACCCACCTATTTGTCTTTGTGGAAGTCACTATGGAAGATGAGACAGCACTTCAGGGAAAATGAT GTGAAGAAAGTTGCAGTTCCTCGACTCGGCTGTGGATTAGACAGATTAGAATGGGATAAAGTAAAATCAATGCTGGAGTGTCTGTTCAAAGATATGGACATTGAGATTCGTGTGTGCAGTTTGCAACAG AATTACGGAAAGAGTAAGAAATATCTGCAGACCAAATCTTCGGAAGTTCCTAGAGcaagcaaaaataaataa
- the LOC136345434 gene encoding biorientation of chromosomes in cell division protein 1-like 1 isoform X1 has translation MAAMQTTWINVNGLPVNPKPFSKLNPNAPAFVPTGNLNSVPSTSSPPEYQSTPIQACNINYHLGQPIQTEFPSSFNQLNEVSAHMPINQVDCNFIEAGSIIKEAIHSSDYSEHPSEEIFVNSQDSGTYSHEDQSQNYEKGFRRNIYPPRSFPRRCGERYSNSDYNRRPSEKFNRRRDDVRFGDNDFPRKEKFDDGTKWEKKTSTRGTYHSSDNSRGRGGGHYRGGGGNWHQQEHKTERSQKKFFRKDSYQQPDSRELLGGNFRHQRSPGNDEKTESSKILTGEVNWRRNSDTHQESQDFHDVDANSRNEDKVPIINHTENISQVPEEANIKENRSKSPRTRRRVSGSPQTQRRLRKKDSVRGVNSAGGADHVLRTRKTDTFNFNRNGIEKRKQGEESKGWKERDSETSRQDSKVSESRMLKWRKRDKSSPLTGQPRLASPPKENVNRDEEEKPIVMDQHLEKVEITERQQKPERVRREKQLKPGEKDGNKLDNSSLPTAPEKTLMSLNSIEVSRKFTKEDEEYSDNRRDINLRRATNKYQLARDHDKKRETKDVIVHAKRTSDNKSEESSNRGKIVAEGTVKSCQRKPEAKPEEEDFKKNNVWETRKFVDPRMEREKQHLSNPGQLSAYCDRNRDVDVVGKEFDQWGKDWENIKEFKVVNEIVGDLFDQPKDFSLAHCVAEDLRMGSGIAVAFKRDFKSLPELLDQKAKQGGLAILHDDKANRYVYYLITKRESTAKPTYLSLWKSLWKMRQHFRENDVKKVAVPRLGCGLDRLEWDKVKSMLECLFKDMDIEIRVCSLQQVRSEQVEERKSKCKLVIEEYPITKIDSYTLLIYLALAKGNPDEIMLEMAKQTHFLPAFQKYEPKLLGEIVYHEDKLLNLGVCGCIVRDTSQDPLSFLSLGKCIDKINKLNKGFKDKKFEYVAFQWVDEKDYFDDCINEKIITMFINLLRNVDVYVCRGKFKEDDSQ, from the exons ATGGCCGCAATGCAGACCACTTGGATTAATGTCAATGGATTACCTGTGAACCCCaaacctttttcaaaattaaatccgAATGCACCTGCATTTGTGCCAACAGGGAACTTAAACTCAG TGCCTTCAACATCATCCCCTCCTGAATATCAAAGTACCCCCATTCAAGCCTGTAACATCAATTATCATTTGGGCCAACCTATCCAAACAGAGTTCCCATCCTCTTTTAACCAGCTTAATGAGGTTTCTGCCCATATGCCCATCAATCAAGTAGActgtaattttattgaagccggttcaataattaaagaagCTATCCATTCGTCAGATTACTCAGAACACCCTTCTGAagaaattttcgtaaattcTCAAGATTCTGGAACTTATTCTCATGAAGATCAGAGCCAAAATTATGAGAAAGGTTTTCGTCGAAACATTTATCCGCCGCGTAGTTTTCCTAGAAGATGTGGGGAAAGATACTCAAATTCAGACTACAACCGCAGACCTTCAGAGAAGTTTAATCGTAGAAGAGACGATGTACGGTTTGGAGATAATGATTTTCCCCGCAAGGAGAAATTTGATGATGGTactaaatgggaaaaaaagaCTTCGACTCGAGGGACCTACCATAGTAGTGACAACAGTAGGGGCAGAGGCGGTGGGCACTatagaggaggaggaggaaatTGGCACCAACAAGAACATAAAACGGAACGCTCTCAAAAGAAATTCTTTAGGAAAGATAGTTACCAGCAACCAGACTCACGGGAACTATTAGGAGGTAATTTCAGACATCAAAGATCACCTGGCAATGACGAAAAGACGGAAAGCAGCAAGATACTGACTGGAGAAGTTAACTGGAGGAGGAATAGCGATACTCACCAGGAAAGTCAAGATTTTCATGATGTAGATGCAAATTCCAGAAATGAAGACAAAGTCCCAATCATCAATCATACAGAAAACATCAGCCAAGTACCAGAGGAAGCTAATATCAAGGAAAATCGCAGTAAGTCTCCTAGGACCCGGAGAAGAGTTTCAGGAAGCCCTCAGACCCAACGCAGattgagaaaaaaagactCAGTTAGGGGTGTGAATAGTGCTGGAGGTGCTGATCATGTACTTAGAACTAGAAAAACAgacacatttaattttaatcgcAATGGAATAGAGAAGAGGAAACAAGGGGAAGAAAGCAAGGGGTGGAAGGAAAGGGATAGTGAAACCTCCAGGCAAGATTCGAAAGTATCCGAAAGTCGTATGTTAAAGTGGAGAAAGCGAGATAAAAGCTCCCCTCTGACAGGGCAACCACGCCTTGCAAGCCCCCCCAAGGAGAATGTGAATAGAGATGAGGAAGAGAAGCCTATTGTGATGGACCAACATTTAGAAAAAGTCGAAATAACTGAGCGGCAGCAAAAACCtgaaagagttcgtcgagagAAACAGCTAAAACCAGGAGAGAAAGATGGCAACAAATTAGATAATTCCAGCCTTCCTACTGCTCCAGAAAAGACGTTAATGAGCCTTAATTCTATCGAAGTctcaagaaaatttacaaaagaaGATGAAG AATATAGCGACAACAGGAGGGATATAAACCTCAGGAGAGCGACAAATAAGTACCAGTTGGCAAGGGATCACGATAAGAAGCGTGAAACTAAGGATGTAATAGTACATGCCAAACGAACAAGCGATAACAAAAGTGAAGAATCATCAAATCGCGGAAAAATTGTTGCAGAAGGAACGGTTAAATCCTGTCAGAGAAAACCTGAGGCAAAACCAGAAGAGgaagattttaaaaagaacAACGTATGGGAAACCCGGAAATTTGTGGATCCGAGAATGGAGCGGGAAAAACAGCACCTTAGTAACCCTGG TCAACTGTCTGCTTATTGTGATCGCAACCGAGACGTCGATGTGGTAGGAAAGGAATTTGATCAATGGGGGAAAGACTGGGAAAACATTAAAGAGTTCAAAGTTGTGAACGAAATTGTTGGAGACTTGTTCGACCAACCAAAGGATTTTTCCCTTGCCCACTGCGTAGCTGAAGACCTTCGCATGGGCAGCGGGATTGCGGTTGCCTTCAA GCGTGACTTCAAGAGCCTTCCTGAGTTATTGGATCAAAAGGCGAAACAGGGCGGCTTGGCCATTTTACATGACGACAAGGCCAATCGTTACGTATACTACCTGATCACTAAGAGAGAGTCTACCGCAAAACCCACCTATTTGTCTTTGTGGAAGTCACTATGGAAGATGAGACAGCACTTCAGGGAAAATGAT GTGAAGAAAGTTGCAGTTCCTCGACTCGGCTGTGGATTAGACAGATTAGAATGGGATAAAGTAAAATCAATGCTGGAGTGTCTGTTCAAAGATATGGACATTGAGATTCGTGTGTGCAGTTTGCAACAGGTAAGG AGCGAACAAGTGGAGGAGAGAAAATCAAAGTGCAAGTTGGTGATTGAAGAATATCCGATAACAAAAATCGACTCCTACACGCTTTTAATTTACTTGGCGCTTGCGAAAGGCAATCCGGATGAAATCATGTTGGAAATGGCGAAACAAACGCACTTCCTGCCcgcatttcaaaaatatgaaccGAAACTTCTGGGTGAAATTGTCTATCACGAAGATAAACTATTAAATCTCGGAGTGTGCGGGTGCATAGTGAGAGACACCTCGCAGGACCCGTTGAGTTTTCTTAGTTTAGGCAAATGTATTGACAAAATCAACAAGCTGAACAAGGGATTCAaagataagaaatttgaatatgtgGCCTTTCAGTGGGTAGACGAAAAGGACTACTTCGATGATTGCattaacgaaaaaatcattaccatgttcataaatttattgcgaAATGTTGACGTCTACGTGTGTCGAGGAAAGTTTAAGGAGGATGATAGCCAATAG
- the LOC136345434 gene encoding trichohyalin-like isoform X3, with amino-acid sequence MAAMQTTWINVNGLPVNPKPFSKLNPNAPAFVPTGNLNSVPSTSSPPEYQSTPIQACNINYHLGQPIQTEFPSSFNQLNEVSAHMPINQVDCNFIEAGSIIKEAIHSSDYSEHPSEEIFVNSQDSGTYSHEDQSQNYEKGFRRNIYPPRSFPRRCGERYSNSDYNRRPSEKFNRRRDDVRFGDNDFPRKEKFDDGTKWEKKTSTRGTYHSSDNSRGRGGGHYRGGGGNWHQQEHKTERSQKKFFRKDSYQQPDSRELLGGNFRHQRSPGNDEKTESSKILTGEVNWRRNSDTHQESQDFHDVDANSRNEDKVPIINHTENISQVPEEANIKENRSKSPRTRRRVSGSPQTQRRLRKKDSVRGVNSAGGADHVLRTRKTDTFNFNRNGIEKRKQGEESKGWKERDSETSRQDSKVSESRMLKWRKRDKSSPLTGQPRLASPPKENVNRDEEEKPIVMDQHLEKVEITERQQKPERVRREKQLKPGEKDGNKLDNSSLPTAPEKTLMSLNSIEVSRKFTKEDEEYSDNRRDINLRRATNKYQLARDHDKKRETKDVIVHAKRTSDNKSEESSNRGKIVAEGTVKSCQRKPEAKPEEEDFKKNNVWETRKFVDPRMEREKQHLSNPGQLSAYCDRNRDVDVVGKEFDQWGKDWENIKEFKVVNEIVGDLFDQPKDFSLAHCVAEDLRMGSGIAVAFKRDFKSLPELLDQKAKQGGLAILHDDKANRYVYYLITKRESTAKPTYLSLWKSLWKMRQHFRENDVKKVAVPRLGCGLDRLEWDKVKSMLECLFKDMDIEIRVCSLQQVRNYGKSKKYLQTKSSEVPRASKNK; translated from the exons ATGGCCGCAATGCAGACCACTTGGATTAATGTCAATGGATTACCTGTGAACCCCaaacctttttcaaaattaaatccgAATGCACCTGCATTTGTGCCAACAGGGAACTTAAACTCAG TGCCTTCAACATCATCCCCTCCTGAATATCAAAGTACCCCCATTCAAGCCTGTAACATCAATTATCATTTGGGCCAACCTATCCAAACAGAGTTCCCATCCTCTTTTAACCAGCTTAATGAGGTTTCTGCCCATATGCCCATCAATCAAGTAGActgtaattttattgaagccggttcaataattaaagaagCTATCCATTCGTCAGATTACTCAGAACACCCTTCTGAagaaattttcgtaaattcTCAAGATTCTGGAACTTATTCTCATGAAGATCAGAGCCAAAATTATGAGAAAGGTTTTCGTCGAAACATTTATCCGCCGCGTAGTTTTCCTAGAAGATGTGGGGAAAGATACTCAAATTCAGACTACAACCGCAGACCTTCAGAGAAGTTTAATCGTAGAAGAGACGATGTACGGTTTGGAGATAATGATTTTCCCCGCAAGGAGAAATTTGATGATGGTactaaatgggaaaaaaagaCTTCGACTCGAGGGACCTACCATAGTAGTGACAACAGTAGGGGCAGAGGCGGTGGGCACTatagaggaggaggaggaaatTGGCACCAACAAGAACATAAAACGGAACGCTCTCAAAAGAAATTCTTTAGGAAAGATAGTTACCAGCAACCAGACTCACGGGAACTATTAGGAGGTAATTTCAGACATCAAAGATCACCTGGCAATGACGAAAAGACGGAAAGCAGCAAGATACTGACTGGAGAAGTTAACTGGAGGAGGAATAGCGATACTCACCAGGAAAGTCAAGATTTTCATGATGTAGATGCAAATTCCAGAAATGAAGACAAAGTCCCAATCATCAATCATACAGAAAACATCAGCCAAGTACCAGAGGAAGCTAATATCAAGGAAAATCGCAGTAAGTCTCCTAGGACCCGGAGAAGAGTTTCAGGAAGCCCTCAGACCCAACGCAGattgagaaaaaaagactCAGTTAGGGGTGTGAATAGTGCTGGAGGTGCTGATCATGTACTTAGAACTAGAAAAACAgacacatttaattttaatcgcAATGGAATAGAGAAGAGGAAACAAGGGGAAGAAAGCAAGGGGTGGAAGGAAAGGGATAGTGAAACCTCCAGGCAAGATTCGAAAGTATCCGAAAGTCGTATGTTAAAGTGGAGAAAGCGAGATAAAAGCTCCCCTCTGACAGGGCAACCACGCCTTGCAAGCCCCCCCAAGGAGAATGTGAATAGAGATGAGGAAGAGAAGCCTATTGTGATGGACCAACATTTAGAAAAAGTCGAAATAACTGAGCGGCAGCAAAAACCtgaaagagttcgtcgagagAAACAGCTAAAACCAGGAGAGAAAGATGGCAACAAATTAGATAATTCCAGCCTTCCTACTGCTCCAGAAAAGACGTTAATGAGCCTTAATTCTATCGAAGTctcaagaaaatttacaaaagaaGATGAAG AATATAGCGACAACAGGAGGGATATAAACCTCAGGAGAGCGACAAATAAGTACCAGTTGGCAAGGGATCACGATAAGAAGCGTGAAACTAAGGATGTAATAGTACATGCCAAACGAACAAGCGATAACAAAAGTGAAGAATCATCAAATCGCGGAAAAATTGTTGCAGAAGGAACGGTTAAATCCTGTCAGAGAAAACCTGAGGCAAAACCAGAAGAGgaagattttaaaaagaacAACGTATGGGAAACCCGGAAATTTGTGGATCCGAGAATGGAGCGGGAAAAACAGCACCTTAGTAACCCTGG TCAACTGTCTGCTTATTGTGATCGCAACCGAGACGTCGATGTGGTAGGAAAGGAATTTGATCAATGGGGGAAAGACTGGGAAAACATTAAAGAGTTCAAAGTTGTGAACGAAATTGTTGGAGACTTGTTCGACCAACCAAAGGATTTTTCCCTTGCCCACTGCGTAGCTGAAGACCTTCGCATGGGCAGCGGGATTGCGGTTGCCTTCAA GCGTGACTTCAAGAGCCTTCCTGAGTTATTGGATCAAAAGGCGAAACAGGGCGGCTTGGCCATTTTACATGACGACAAGGCCAATCGTTACGTATACTACCTGATCACTAAGAGAGAGTCTACCGCAAAACCCACCTATTTGTCTTTGTGGAAGTCACTATGGAAGATGAGACAGCACTTCAGGGAAAATGAT GTGAAGAAAGTTGCAGTTCCTCGACTCGGCTGTGGATTAGACAGATTAGAATGGGATAAAGTAAAATCAATGCTGGAGTGTCTGTTCAAAGATATGGACATTGAGATTCGTGTGTGCAGTTTGCAACAGGTAAGG AATTACGGAAAGAGTAAGAAATATCTGCAGACCAAATCTTCGGAAGTTCCTAGAGcaagcaaaaataaataa
- the LOC136345434 gene encoding biorientation of chromosomes in cell division protein 1-like 1 isoform X2 yields MAAMQTTWINVNGLPVNPKPFSKLNPNAPAFVPTGNLNSVPSTSSPPEYQSTPIQACNINYHLGQPIQTEFPSSFNQLNEVSAHMPINQVDCNFIEAGSIIKEAIHSSDYSEHPSEEIFVNSQDSGTYSHEDQSQNYEKGFRRNIYPPRSFPRRCGERYSNSDYNRRPSEKFNRRRDDVRFGDNDFPRKEKFDDGTKWEKKTSTRGTYHSSDNSRGRGGGHYRGGGGNWHQQEHKTERSQKKFFRKDSYQQPDSRELLGGNFRHQRSPGNDEKTESSKILTGEVNWRRNSDTHQESQDFHDVDANSRNEDKVPIINHTENISQVPEEANIKENRSKSPRTRRRVSGSPQTQRRLRKKDSVRGVNSAGGADHVLRTRKTDTFNFNRNGIEKRKQGEESKGWKERDSETSRQDSKVSESRMLKWRKRDKSSPLTGQPRLASPPKENVNRDEEEKPIVMDQHLEKVEITERQQKPERVRREKQLKPGEKDGNKLDNSSLPTAPEKTLMSLNSIEVSRKFTKEDEEYSDNRRDINLRRATNKYQLARDHDKKRETKDVIVHAKRTSDNKSEESSNRGKIVAEGTVKSCQRKPEAKPEEEDFKKNNVWETRKFVDPRMEREKQHLSNPGQLSAYCDRNRDVDVVGKEFDQWGKDWENIKEFKVVNEIVGDLFDQPKDFSLAHCVAEDLRMGSGIAVAFKRDFKSLPELLDQKAKQGGLAILHDDKANRYVYYLITKRESTAKPTYLSLWKSLWKMRQHFRENDVKKVAVPRLGCGLDRLEWDKVKSMLECLFKDMDIEIRVCSLQQSEQVEERKSKCKLVIEEYPITKIDSYTLLIYLALAKGNPDEIMLEMAKQTHFLPAFQKYEPKLLGEIVYHEDKLLNLGVCGCIVRDTSQDPLSFLSLGKCIDKINKLNKGFKDKKFEYVAFQWVDEKDYFDDCINEKIITMFINLLRNVDVYVCRGKFKEDDSQ; encoded by the exons ATGGCCGCAATGCAGACCACTTGGATTAATGTCAATGGATTACCTGTGAACCCCaaacctttttcaaaattaaatccgAATGCACCTGCATTTGTGCCAACAGGGAACTTAAACTCAG TGCCTTCAACATCATCCCCTCCTGAATATCAAAGTACCCCCATTCAAGCCTGTAACATCAATTATCATTTGGGCCAACCTATCCAAACAGAGTTCCCATCCTCTTTTAACCAGCTTAATGAGGTTTCTGCCCATATGCCCATCAATCAAGTAGActgtaattttattgaagccggttcaataattaaagaagCTATCCATTCGTCAGATTACTCAGAACACCCTTCTGAagaaattttcgtaaattcTCAAGATTCTGGAACTTATTCTCATGAAGATCAGAGCCAAAATTATGAGAAAGGTTTTCGTCGAAACATTTATCCGCCGCGTAGTTTTCCTAGAAGATGTGGGGAAAGATACTCAAATTCAGACTACAACCGCAGACCTTCAGAGAAGTTTAATCGTAGAAGAGACGATGTACGGTTTGGAGATAATGATTTTCCCCGCAAGGAGAAATTTGATGATGGTactaaatgggaaaaaaagaCTTCGACTCGAGGGACCTACCATAGTAGTGACAACAGTAGGGGCAGAGGCGGTGGGCACTatagaggaggaggaggaaatTGGCACCAACAAGAACATAAAACGGAACGCTCTCAAAAGAAATTCTTTAGGAAAGATAGTTACCAGCAACCAGACTCACGGGAACTATTAGGAGGTAATTTCAGACATCAAAGATCACCTGGCAATGACGAAAAGACGGAAAGCAGCAAGATACTGACTGGAGAAGTTAACTGGAGGAGGAATAGCGATACTCACCAGGAAAGTCAAGATTTTCATGATGTAGATGCAAATTCCAGAAATGAAGACAAAGTCCCAATCATCAATCATACAGAAAACATCAGCCAAGTACCAGAGGAAGCTAATATCAAGGAAAATCGCAGTAAGTCTCCTAGGACCCGGAGAAGAGTTTCAGGAAGCCCTCAGACCCAACGCAGattgagaaaaaaagactCAGTTAGGGGTGTGAATAGTGCTGGAGGTGCTGATCATGTACTTAGAACTAGAAAAACAgacacatttaattttaatcgcAATGGAATAGAGAAGAGGAAACAAGGGGAAGAAAGCAAGGGGTGGAAGGAAAGGGATAGTGAAACCTCCAGGCAAGATTCGAAAGTATCCGAAAGTCGTATGTTAAAGTGGAGAAAGCGAGATAAAAGCTCCCCTCTGACAGGGCAACCACGCCTTGCAAGCCCCCCCAAGGAGAATGTGAATAGAGATGAGGAAGAGAAGCCTATTGTGATGGACCAACATTTAGAAAAAGTCGAAATAACTGAGCGGCAGCAAAAACCtgaaagagttcgtcgagagAAACAGCTAAAACCAGGAGAGAAAGATGGCAACAAATTAGATAATTCCAGCCTTCCTACTGCTCCAGAAAAGACGTTAATGAGCCTTAATTCTATCGAAGTctcaagaaaatttacaaaagaaGATGAAG AATATAGCGACAACAGGAGGGATATAAACCTCAGGAGAGCGACAAATAAGTACCAGTTGGCAAGGGATCACGATAAGAAGCGTGAAACTAAGGATGTAATAGTACATGCCAAACGAACAAGCGATAACAAAAGTGAAGAATCATCAAATCGCGGAAAAATTGTTGCAGAAGGAACGGTTAAATCCTGTCAGAGAAAACCTGAGGCAAAACCAGAAGAGgaagattttaaaaagaacAACGTATGGGAAACCCGGAAATTTGTGGATCCGAGAATGGAGCGGGAAAAACAGCACCTTAGTAACCCTGG TCAACTGTCTGCTTATTGTGATCGCAACCGAGACGTCGATGTGGTAGGAAAGGAATTTGATCAATGGGGGAAAGACTGGGAAAACATTAAAGAGTTCAAAGTTGTGAACGAAATTGTTGGAGACTTGTTCGACCAACCAAAGGATTTTTCCCTTGCCCACTGCGTAGCTGAAGACCTTCGCATGGGCAGCGGGATTGCGGTTGCCTTCAA GCGTGACTTCAAGAGCCTTCCTGAGTTATTGGATCAAAAGGCGAAACAGGGCGGCTTGGCCATTTTACATGACGACAAGGCCAATCGTTACGTATACTACCTGATCACTAAGAGAGAGTCTACCGCAAAACCCACCTATTTGTCTTTGTGGAAGTCACTATGGAAGATGAGACAGCACTTCAGGGAAAATGAT GTGAAGAAAGTTGCAGTTCCTCGACTCGGCTGTGGATTAGACAGATTAGAATGGGATAAAGTAAAATCAATGCTGGAGTGTCTGTTCAAAGATATGGACATTGAGATTCGTGTGTGCAGTTTGCAACAG AGCGAACAAGTGGAGGAGAGAAAATCAAAGTGCAAGTTGGTGATTGAAGAATATCCGATAACAAAAATCGACTCCTACACGCTTTTAATTTACTTGGCGCTTGCGAAAGGCAATCCGGATGAAATCATGTTGGAAATGGCGAAACAAACGCACTTCCTGCCcgcatttcaaaaatatgaaccGAAACTTCTGGGTGAAATTGTCTATCACGAAGATAAACTATTAAATCTCGGAGTGTGCGGGTGCATAGTGAGAGACACCTCGCAGGACCCGTTGAGTTTTCTTAGTTTAGGCAAATGTATTGACAAAATCAACAAGCTGAACAAGGGATTCAaagataagaaatttgaatatgtgGCCTTTCAGTGGGTAGACGAAAAGGACTACTTCGATGATTGCattaacgaaaaaatcattaccatgttcataaatttattgcgaAATGTTGACGTCTACGTGTGTCGAGGAAAGTTTAAGGAGGATGATAGCCAATAG